In one Pseudomonas sp. SG20056 genomic region, the following are encoded:
- a CDS encoding phospholipase, translating to MKPLLLLLSACCLACQPLSALAWSNHSLGSQLALQAVPELQRTLSYEPLEAFLDAQAPAIEQLLDQQEAFARAHFADYPARPDALRFSAATTTAADRRSAFLQALRVNPQIRLAGFVQQLPGQVDDGRPRLAAEQVLVFRKIGPWSHWRYLALQPGEAVSAVQVLSSAADEPDYGHDINLFSDNPGEVGAHYNFGAQPFGDARFEYSSQAPFHIGYYHEPELVLQAAPYLRRTLPHWRIYQYTSLARLALESGHDYWGYRFLGWALHYMQDLTQPYHAKTVPGVATAELMLIALKAASGYPEDRLATIARVADRHTAIEEYQLERMQQLMDEQAASPLLQAYTQNPQDSYPVYSVNYAQQVVAAESYASADAFDELIGQWLARKPAAAPGFSGGNQLAQAEADPLLEQLLVELFKRFGAHTRNVVQTTLAQPAPSVPAAQ from the coding sequence GTGAAGCCATTGCTCCTGTTGCTATCTGCCTGTTGCCTGGCGTGCCAGCCGTTAAGCGCGCTGGCCTGGTCCAATCATTCGCTGGGCAGCCAGTTGGCGTTGCAGGCCGTTCCCGAGTTGCAGCGCACCTTGAGTTACGAGCCGCTGGAGGCTTTTCTCGATGCTCAGGCTCCGGCCATCGAGCAGCTGCTGGATCAGCAGGAAGCCTTTGCCCGCGCGCATTTTGCGGATTACCCGGCGCGTCCGGATGCCTTGCGCTTTAGCGCTGCGACCACAACTGCAGCTGACAGACGCAGTGCGTTTCTGCAGGCGTTGCGGGTCAATCCGCAGATTCGCTTGGCCGGTTTCGTTCAACAATTGCCGGGGCAGGTCGATGACGGCCGGCCGCGCTTGGCTGCCGAGCAGGTGCTGGTGTTTCGCAAGATCGGCCCCTGGAGCCACTGGCGTTACCTGGCCTTGCAGCCGGGCGAGGCGGTGAGTGCCGTGCAGGTGCTCAGCAGTGCGGCCGACGAGCCGGACTATGGCCACGACATCAACCTGTTCAGCGACAACCCAGGCGAAGTCGGCGCGCACTACAACTTTGGCGCGCAGCCCTTTGGTGATGCGCGCTTCGAGTATTCCTCCCAGGCGCCATTTCATATTGGCTACTACCACGAGCCGGAGCTGGTGTTGCAGGCGGCGCCCTATCTGCGCCGCACTCTGCCGCACTGGCGCATCTATCAGTACACCAGTCTGGCGCGGCTGGCCCTGGAAAGCGGCCACGATTACTGGGGTTACCGTTTTCTCGGCTGGGCGCTGCACTACATGCAGGACCTGACTCAGCCCTACCACGCCAAGACCGTGCCGGGCGTCGCCACAGCCGAGCTGATGCTGATCGCCCTCAAGGCGGCCAGCGGTTATCCCGAAGATCGTCTGGCAACCATTGCCCGAGTGGCGGACCGGCACACGGCGATTGAGGAATATCAGCTGGAGCGTATGCAGCAGCTGATGGATGAGCAGGCGGCCTCGCCCCTTTTGCAGGCCTATACGCAGAACCCGCAGGACAGCTACCCGGTCTACTCGGTGAACTACGCGCAGCAGGTGGTGGCGGCCGAGTCCTATGCCAGTGCCGATGCCTTTGATGAGTTGATTGGTCAGTGGCTGGCGCGCAAACCGGCGGCGGCTCCGGGCTTTAGCGGTGGTAACCAGCTGGCCCAGGCTGAAGCTGATCCACTGCTGGAGCAGTTGCTGGTGGAGCTGTTCAAGCGCTTCGGTGCGCACACCCGCAACGTTGTGCAAACCACCCTGGCGCAGCCAGCGCCTAGCGTACCGGCGGCGCAGTGA
- a CDS encoding protein phosphatase 2C domain-containing protein: MEQALIYAGQSVPGRVRGHNEDALLCCPQLNLWAIADGMGGHQCGEVASALALQALQAACADGQELVEAVHAANQAILSVARADEQRGMGTTLVAVRFAGAAFSIAWVGDSRAYRVSAGHIERLTHDHSWVQTMIDAGQMSVEAARSHPQRNVILQCLGRDDQPLEVGMLQGLLGEHELLLLCSDGLTGELEDAQIQQLCSNAQTLDELVEQLLAQANEMGGKDNISCIVLGRDAAAPSVEAKPRGLLSRLFTSRKP, translated from the coding sequence ATGGAACAAGCGCTGATTTATGCCGGCCAGAGCGTGCCTGGGCGGGTGCGTGGGCACAATGAAGATGCTCTGTTGTGTTGCCCGCAGCTGAATCTGTGGGCGATTGCCGACGGCATGGGCGGTCATCAATGCGGCGAAGTGGCCAGTGCCCTGGCGCTGCAGGCGCTGCAGGCGGCCTGCGCCGACGGTCAGGAATTGGTTGAGGCGGTGCATGCGGCCAATCAGGCGATTCTCAGCGTTGCGCGCGCCGATGAGCAGCGCGGCATGGGCACCACCCTGGTGGCGGTACGCTTCGCGGGTGCTGCGTTCAGCATTGCCTGGGTCGGCGACAGTCGCGCCTATCGGGTCAGTGCCGGGCATATCGAGCGCCTGACCCATGATCACAGCTGGGTGCAGACGATGATCGATGCCGGACAGATGAGCGTTGAAGCGGCGCGTAGCCATCCGCAGCGCAATGTCATTCTGCAGTGCCTGGGCCGTGATGATCAGCCGCTGGAAGTCGGCATGTTGCAAGGCTTGCTCGGCGAGCATGAGTTGCTGCTGCTGTGCAGTGACGGCCTGACCGGCGAGCTGGAAGACGCGCAGATCCAGCAATTGTGCAGCAACGCCCAGACCCTTGATGAACTGGTAGAACAGCTGCTGGCGCAGGCCAACGAAATGGGTGGCAAGGATAATATCTCCTGTATCGTGCTCGGCCGTGATGCGGCCGCGCCCAGCGTCGAGGCCAAACCGCGTGGTTTGCTCAGCCGCCTGTTTACCTCCCGCAAGCCCTAA
- a CDS encoding DUF2025 family protein, giving the protein MSITSASICAAADQLQGFVGFNAKTGRYIVRFSEDSFGLDVLEQSITPTCEFVWRAFEGELMNLDRTRLQLLLEQNIDDRLAISEPLRVYVRRTDLPEISAERRRLNV; this is encoded by the coding sequence ATGAGCATCACCTCCGCCAGCATTTGCGCGGCTGCCGACCAACTGCAGGGTTTTGTTGGTTTCAACGCCAAGACCGGGCGCTATATCGTACGCTTCTCCGAGGATTCCTTCGGCCTCGACGTACTCGAACAGAGCATCACGCCCACTTGCGAATTCGTCTGGCGCGCCTTTGAAGGCGAGCTGATGAACCTCGACCGCACGCGCCTGCAACTGCTGCTGGAACAGAACATCGATGACCGCCTGGCGATCAGCGAACCGCTGCGGGTCTACGTACGCCGCACGGACCTACCGGAGATCAGCGCCGAGCGCCGTCGCCTTAACGTCTGA
- a CDS encoding peptidylprolyl isomerase, with product MARATARHILVASEDKCNELKAAIEGGADFAQVAKDNSSCPSSRSGGDLGSFGPGQMVKEFDTVVFSAPINVVQGPVKTQFGYHLLEVTSRQD from the coding sequence ATGGCCCGCGCCACTGCCCGTCACATCCTGGTTGCCAGCGAAGACAAGTGCAACGAACTGAAAGCCGCAATCGAAGGCGGTGCCGACTTCGCCCAAGTCGCCAAAGACAACTCCAGCTGCCCATCCAGCCGCAGCGGCGGTGACCTCGGCTCATTCGGCCCAGGCCAGATGGTCAAGGAATTCGACACCGTCGTATTCAGCGCACCGATCAACGTGGTGCAAGGCCCGGTGAAGACCCAGTTCGGTTATCACCTGCTGGAAGTGACCAGCCGCCAGGACTGA
- the sstT gene encoding serine/threonine transporter SstT, whose protein sequence is MTTAQHPLIQLLNRTSLVLQIAIGLVAGIALALFLPEAAASVSFLGTVFVSALKAVAPVLVFVLVAASIANHQHGQQTHIKPILLLYLIGTFSAALIAVAASFAFPSSLTLVSNSAELSPPGDISEVLKTLLLNVVDNPVNALLKGNFIGILAWAIALGFAFRHASPSSKQMLADLSGAVTSIVKLVIRLAPLGVFGLVAATLAESGMSALLDYLHLLLVLVGCMLFVALVTNPAIVYFKTRRNPYPLVLTCLRESGLTAFFTRSSAANIPVNLQLCQRLGLHEETYSVSIPLGATINMAGAAITITVLTMAAVHTLGIAVDLPTALLLSLLASISACGASGVAGGSLLLIPLACSLFGIPNDVAMQVVAVGFIIGIVQDSAETALNSSTDVLFTAAACQAEQQRS, encoded by the coding sequence ATGACCACTGCCCAACACCCGCTTATCCAACTGCTCAACCGCACCAGCCTGGTGCTGCAAATTGCTATCGGCCTGGTGGCTGGTATAGCCCTGGCGCTGTTTCTGCCTGAAGCCGCGGCAAGCGTCAGCTTCCTCGGTACGGTGTTTGTCTCGGCGCTGAAGGCCGTGGCTCCGGTGCTGGTATTCGTACTGGTGGCGGCGTCGATTGCCAACCATCAGCACGGCCAGCAGACCCATATCAAACCGATTCTGCTGCTGTACCTGATCGGTACCTTCAGCGCCGCGCTGATTGCTGTAGCCGCCAGCTTTGCCTTCCCGTCCAGCCTGACCCTGGTGAGCAACAGCGCTGAACTGTCGCCACCCGGCGACATCAGCGAAGTGCTGAAAACCCTGCTGCTGAATGTGGTGGATAACCCGGTCAACGCCCTGCTCAAAGGCAACTTTATCGGCATCCTGGCCTGGGCCATTGCCCTGGGCTTTGCCTTCCGCCATGCCAGCCCAAGCAGCAAGCAAATGCTCGCAGACCTCTCCGGCGCAGTCACCAGCATCGTCAAGCTGGTGATTCGCCTGGCGCCACTGGGGGTTTTCGGCCTGGTTGCGGCCACCCTGGCCGAGTCGGGCATGTCGGCCCTGCTCGATTACCTGCACCTGCTGCTGGTACTGGTGGGCTGCATGCTGTTTGTCGCCCTGGTGACCAACCCGGCGATTGTCTACTTCAAGACCCGTCGCAACCCCTACCCACTGGTGCTGACCTGCCTGCGCGAAAGTGGCCTGACGGCGTTCTTTACCCGTAGCTCGGCGGCCAATATCCCGGTCAACCTGCAGCTCTGCCAGCGTCTGGGCCTGCATGAGGAAACCTACTCGGTGTCGATCCCACTGGGCGCGACCATCAACATGGCCGGCGCGGCGATCACCATCACCGTGCTGACCATGGCCGCCGTGCACACACTGGGCATCGCCGTCGACCTGCCGACAGCATTGCTGCTCAGCCTGCTCGCCTCGATCAGCGCCTGCGGCGCCTCGGGCGTGGCCGGTGGCTCGCTGCTGCTGATCCCGCTGGCGTGCAGCCTGTTCGGCATCCCCAATGATGTGGCCATGCAGGTGGTCGCCGTCGGCTTTATCATCGGCATCGTCCAGGACTCTGCGGAAACCGCGCTGAACTCCTCCACCGATGTGCTGTTCACCGCCGCCGCTTGCCAGGCTGAGCAACAACGCAGCTAA
- a CDS encoding protein kinase domain-containing protein gives MTEQLLEIPGYQVHGRLGKGGMAEVYLATQTSLQRKVAIKVLLSADDQAFSQRFLKEGHIVASLHHPSIITIYDIDQLADGRHYLTMEFVPGGDLAQHKGEVFDLPRALRIVQQVASGLAVVHDKGLVHRDIKPANILFRSDGTAVITDFGVAKEVELDHDLTQFGIAVGSPSYSSPEQAQCQALDARSDIYSLGVILLEMLTGSNPYRAANYTQTVMNHLQMDVPQLPAHLQNHQWLLERMLAKDPDERFADCKVLLASLDELTRDDPDSTRIAPALSLGKPARRKTARSTLWVSLLAGVVLLAGAAGGGYYLYQQKQISDYLARAELRLQTGNLLAPPQDNADYLFRQVLALDADNPAALDGLARVLQARINQYLALAEQRLADQQLLLPEDDSATYYFRQVLAWEPDNLLALAGINRVAQRYIEQSEGAYKRREFALALALVQQGLEVEPANEQLLQLLDGHEQRVRLAQTPRRRPAAAEQPAPVNPVKRLWNNLFD, from the coding sequence ATGACTGAACAATTGCTCGAAATCCCCGGTTATCAGGTGCATGGTCGCCTGGGTAAAGGCGGCATGGCCGAGGTGTACCTGGCCACCCAAACGTCGCTGCAGCGCAAGGTGGCGATCAAGGTGCTGCTGAGCGCGGATGATCAAGCGTTCAGCCAGCGCTTTCTCAAGGAAGGCCACATCGTGGCGTCCCTGCATCACCCCTCGATCATCACCATCTACGACATCGACCAACTGGCCGATGGTCGCCACTACCTGACCATGGAGTTCGTCCCGGGTGGCGATCTGGCGCAGCACAAGGGCGAGGTGTTCGACCTGCCGCGTGCCTTGCGGATCGTGCAGCAGGTGGCCAGCGGCCTGGCCGTGGTGCATGACAAGGGCCTGGTACACCGCGATATCAAACCGGCCAACATTCTCTTTCGCAGCGACGGCACGGCGGTAATCACCGATTTCGGCGTGGCCAAGGAAGTCGAGCTGGACCATGATCTGACCCAGTTCGGCATCGCCGTCGGCAGCCCGTCCTACAGCAGCCCTGAGCAGGCGCAGTGCCAGGCGCTGGATGCGCGCAGTGATATCTACAGCCTGGGGGTGATCCTGCTGGAGATGCTCACTGGAAGTAATCCTTATCGCGCCGCCAACTACACCCAGACCGTGATGAACCACCTGCAGATGGACGTGCCGCAACTGCCGGCACATTTGCAGAACCACCAGTGGCTGCTCGAACGCATGCTGGCAAAAGACCCGGATGAGCGATTTGCCGACTGCAAGGTGCTGCTGGCGAGCCTCGATGAGCTGACCCGCGATGACCCGGACAGCACGCGCATCGCCCCCGCGCTCAGCCTGGGCAAGCCGGCCAGGCGCAAAACTGCGCGCAGTACGCTGTGGGTCTCGCTGCTCGCCGGTGTCGTGTTGCTGGCCGGTGCTGCCGGCGGCGGTTATTACCTGTATCAGCAGAAACAGATCAGCGACTACCTGGCGCGTGCCGAACTGCGCCTGCAAACCGGCAACCTGCTGGCGCCGCCGCAGGACAACGCGGATTACCTGTTCCGCCAGGTGCTGGCGCTGGATGCAGATAACCCAGCGGCTCTGGACGGCCTGGCGCGGGTGCTGCAGGCGCGGATCAATCAGTACTTGGCATTGGCTGAGCAGCGTCTGGCTGATCAGCAGTTGCTGCTGCCTGAGGATGACAGTGCGACTTACTACTTCCGTCAGGTGCTGGCCTGGGAGCCTGATAATCTGCTGGCCCTGGCCGGGATCAACCGAGTGGCGCAGCGCTATATCGAGCAAAGTGAGGGCGCCTATAAGCGCCGCGAGTTTGCCCTGGCCTTGGCGCTGGTGCAGCAGGGCCTGGAAGTAGAGCCGGCCAACGAGCAGTTATTGCAGTTGCTGGATGGCCACGAGCAGCGCGTGCGACTGGCCCAAACGCCGCGGCGCCGGCCTGCGGCGGCCGAACAGCCAGCACCGGTTAACCCGGTCAAGCGGCTGTGGAACAACCTATTTGATTAA
- a CDS encoding EamA family transporter, protein MQPKDLLLALVVIIVWGMNFVVIKIGLHEMPPMLLGALRFLLAAFPAVLFIKRPQIPLRWLLAYGVTISLGQFAFLFSAMSVGMPAGLASLVLQSQAMFTLLFAVLLLGERFRLANLFGLLVAAGGLLLIGSQGNGLMTLAGFLLTLCAAAMWALGNIVTRKLGKVNLVGLVVWGSLVPPLPFFALSWLLEGPEVIESALRGFSLDTLLVLVYLAFGATILGYGLWSRLLSRYPASQVAPFSLLVPVVGLTSSALLLDERLSSLQLVGALLVMLGLLLNFCGGWLQERLRARWA, encoded by the coding sequence ATGCAACCCAAGGATTTACTGCTGGCCCTGGTGGTGATCATCGTCTGGGGCATGAATTTTGTGGTGATCAAGATCGGCCTGCACGAGATGCCGCCGATGCTGCTGGGCGCGTTGCGTTTTCTTCTGGCGGCCTTTCCTGCCGTGCTGTTTATCAAGCGCCCGCAGATTCCGTTGCGCTGGCTGCTGGCCTATGGCGTGACCATCTCGCTGGGGCAGTTCGCCTTTCTCTTCTCGGCCATGTCCGTCGGCATGCCGGCCGGCCTGGCGTCGCTGGTGCTGCAGTCACAGGCGATGTTCACCCTGCTATTTGCCGTGCTGTTGCTGGGGGAGCGTTTTCGCTTGGCCAATCTGTTCGGCCTGCTAGTGGCGGCCGGTGGGTTGCTGCTGATTGGCTCGCAGGGCAATGGCCTGATGACCTTGGCCGGTTTTCTTCTAACGCTCTGCGCTGCCGCCATGTGGGCGCTGGGCAATATCGTGACGCGCAAGTTGGGCAAGGTGAATCTGGTTGGCTTGGTGGTGTGGGGCAGCCTGGTGCCGCCACTGCCGTTTTTTGCGCTGTCTTGGCTGCTGGAAGGTCCCGAAGTGATCGAATCAGCGCTGCGTGGCTTTAGCCTTGATACCTTGCTGGTACTGGTCTACCTAGCGTTCGGCGCGACCATTCTTGGCTATGGCCTGTGGAGTCGCTTGCTGTCGCGCTATCCGGCTAGCCAGGTGGCGCCGTTCTCGCTGCTGGTGCCAGTGGTCGGACTGACCTCTTCGGCATTGCTGCTCGATGAACGCCTGAGCAGCCTGCAGCTAGTCGGTGCGCTGTTGGTGATGCTCGGTTTGCTGCTGAATTTTTGCGGCGGCTGGTTGCAGGAGCGTTTGCGCGCGCGTTGGGCTTAA
- a CDS encoding YebC/PmpR family DNA-binding transcriptional regulator, which yields MGAQWKAKPKEAAANARGKIFGRLVKEIMIAARNGADPDLNPKLRLAIHQAKKASMPKETLERAIKKGAGLLGDTVTFHSATYEGFAPHQVPVIIECLTDNINRTVAEVRVLFRKGQMGASGSVTWDFDHVGMIEASTENGADPEMAAIEAGAQDFEPADEGNTLFITEPTDLDAVCRALPEQGFSVNSAKIGYIPKNPVSSLTAEQLEEVEAFLEALDAHDDVQNVYVGLSG from the coding sequence ATGGGCGCCCAGTGGAAAGCCAAACCTAAAGAAGCCGCGGCCAACGCCAGAGGCAAGATCTTCGGCCGCTTGGTTAAGGAAATCATGATCGCCGCCCGTAACGGCGCCGACCCAGACCTGAACCCCAAGCTGCGCCTAGCCATCCACCAGGCAAAAAAAGCCTCGATGCCCAAGGAAACCCTCGAGCGGGCGATCAAGAAAGGCGCTGGCCTGCTGGGTGACACCGTAACCTTCCACTCAGCCACCTATGAGGGTTTCGCCCCGCACCAGGTGCCGGTGATCATCGAGTGCCTGACCGACAACATCAACCGCACGGTGGCGGAAGTCCGCGTGCTGTTCCGCAAGGGCCAGATGGGCGCTTCCGGCTCGGTGACCTGGGATTTCGACCATGTCGGCATGATCGAAGCCAGCACCGAGAACGGTGCCGACCCGGAAATGGCTGCCATCGAAGCCGGTGCTCAGGATTTCGAGCCGGCCGATGAAGGCAACACCCTGTTTATCACAGAGCCGACTGACCTCGACGCCGTGTGCCGCGCACTGCCGGAACAGGGTTTCAGCGTCAACTCGGCGAAAATCGGCTATATCCCGAAAAACCCGGTGAGCAGCCTGACTGCAGAACAACTGGAAGAAGTCGAAGCCTTCCTCGAAGCCCTCGACGCCCACGATGACGTGCAGAACGTCTACGTCGGGCTTTCCGGCTAA
- a CDS encoding DUF480 domain-containing protein translates to MSNDDANAMAVETLTIVEARVLGCLIEKQLTTPEAYPLTLNALVLACNQKTSREPVLNLTAGQVGQALRSLEGREMARLVMGSRADRWEHRADKALELVAAQVVLLGLLLLRGPQTINELLTRSSRMHDFDDAEQVQHHLERLISRELACLLPRQSGQREDRYMHVLGDPADLQAALAARASEPQRATAVGQQDERLEALEARIAALEERLAQLESPAQ, encoded by the coding sequence ATGTCCAACGATGATGCGAACGCTATGGCGGTTGAAACCCTGACGATCGTTGAAGCGCGGGTGCTGGGTTGCCTGATCGAAAAGCAGCTGACTACCCCCGAAGCCTATCCCCTGACGCTGAATGCACTGGTGCTGGCTTGCAATCAGAAAACCAGTCGTGAACCGGTGCTCAACCTTACCGCTGGCCAGGTCGGCCAGGCCCTGCGTAGCCTGGAAGGGCGCGAAATGGCGCGCCTGGTGATGGGCAGCCGGGCGGATCGCTGGGAGCACCGCGCCGACAAGGCGCTGGAGTTGGTGGCGGCGCAGGTGGTGTTGCTGGGGTTGCTTCTGCTGCGCGGCCCGCAGACCATCAACGAGCTGCTGACCCGCAGCAGCCGCATGCATGATTTTGATGATGCCGAGCAGGTGCAGCATCACCTTGAACGTTTGATCAGTCGCGAACTGGCTTGCCTGTTGCCACGCCAGTCGGGGCAGCGTGAAGACCGTTATATGCACGTGCTGGGTGACCCGGCCGATTTGCAGGCTGCATTGGCGGCCAGAGCCAGTGAGCCGCAGCGCGCGACGGCGGTCGGTCAGCAGGATGAGCGCCTGGAAGCTCTGGAGGCGCGGATCGCGGCGCTGGAAGAGCGCTTGGCGCAGTTGGAGTCGCCTGCGCAATAA
- a CDS encoding amidohydrolase family protein translates to MFDVLIKNALFFDGTGAPGVVRHLGIRDGKLACISASALDEQGCGQVIDAQNRWVTPGFIDMHTHYDAELVAAPALKESVRHGVTTVMIGSCSISMVLSSPEDCSDLFTRVESVPREHVLPLLQARKTWNSAGEFAAFLDQHPLGPNICSFLGHSDLRVAVLGLERAVDAKVRPSENEQQQMERLLEDALDAGLLGLSSMTNPWDKLDGDRQRSKSLPSVYAPWAEYARLNKILRRRGRIHQGAPNLVTKLNVLAFLWDSIGGWWRKPLKTTLITLMDVKADPWLAPILGPLTRWINRLARADFRWQTLPVPFETYADGMEFVVFEEFPAGQAALHLANHDMRSQLFQDPAYRLRFRQDVEKKFGPRVWHRDFDDAWIVDCPDASVVGKSVGELAKARDEHPADLFLDLLVAHGPRLRWRTLIANHRPEVVEKLVCEPSTLIGFADSGAHIRNMAFYNFGVRLLKLVRDAELRGQAVMPIETAIWRLTGELGEWFDIDAGRLYEGARADLVIIDPSALDESLASYQEAPMDAFGGLQRMVNRGAAVDAVLINGRIAFQQGEFASDLGHARGYGQFLRSNA, encoded by the coding sequence ATGTTCGATGTGCTGATCAAAAACGCGCTGTTTTTCGATGGCACCGGAGCACCCGGCGTCGTACGTCACCTCGGCATCCGTGACGGCAAGCTGGCCTGCATCAGCGCCAGCGCCCTGGATGAACAGGGCTGCGGCCAGGTGATTGATGCACAAAACCGCTGGGTGACACCCGGTTTTATCGACATGCACACCCATTACGACGCCGAACTGGTGGCCGCCCCGGCGCTCAAGGAGTCGGTACGCCATGGCGTGACCACCGTGATGATCGGCAGCTGCTCGATCAGCATGGTGCTGTCCAGCCCGGAAGATTGCTCCGACCTGTTTACCCGCGTCGAATCGGTGCCGCGTGAACATGTGCTGCCGCTGCTGCAGGCGCGCAAGACCTGGAACAGCGCCGGCGAATTCGCCGCCTTTCTCGATCAGCATCCGCTGGGGCCGAATATCTGCTCCTTCCTCGGCCACTCCGATTTGCGCGTCGCCGTGCTCGGTCTTGAGCGCGCGGTAGACGCCAAGGTACGCCCCAGCGAAAACGAACAGCAGCAGATGGAACGCTTGCTCGAAGATGCGCTGGATGCCGGCCTGCTCGGCCTGTCGAGCATGACCAACCCCTGGGACAAGCTTGATGGCGACCGCCAGCGCTCGAAATCCCTACCCTCGGTGTATGCGCCCTGGGCCGAGTACGCGCGACTGAACAAGATCCTGCGGCGGCGCGGACGCATCCATCAGGGCGCGCCGAACCTGGTGACCAAGCTGAATGTGCTGGCCTTTCTCTGGGACAGCATCGGCGGCTGGTGGCGCAAACCGCTGAAGACCACCCTGATTACCCTGATGGACGTCAAAGCCGACCCTTGGCTTGCGCCGATCCTCGGCCCGCTGACGCGCTGGATCAATCGCCTGGCCCGCGCCGACTTCCGCTGGCAAACCCTGCCGGTGCCATTCGAAACCTATGCCGATGGCATGGAGTTCGTGGTCTTCGAGGAATTCCCCGCCGGCCAGGCCGCGCTGCACCTGGCTAACCACGACATGCGCAGCCAACTGTTTCAGGACCCGGCCTACCGCCTGCGCTTTCGCCAGGACGTGGAGAAGAAATTCGGCCCACGAGTCTGGCACCGCGACTTCGACGACGCCTGGATTGTCGATTGCCCGGACGCCAGCGTGGTCGGCAAAAGCGTCGGCGAACTGGCCAAGGCCCGCGACGAACATCCCGCCGACCTGTTTCTCGATCTGCTGGTGGCCCACGGCCCACGCCTGCGCTGGCGCACCCTGATCGCCAACCATCGCCCCGAGGTGGTGGAGAAACTGGTGTGCGAACCCAGCACCCTGATCGGCTTTGCCGACTCCGGCGCGCATATCCGCAATATGGCCTTCTACAACTTCGGCGTGCGTCTGCTCAAACTGGTGCGCGACGCCGAGCTGCGCGGGCAAGCGGTAATGCCGATAGAAACCGCAATCTGGCGCCTGACCGGCGAGCTGGGCGAGTGGTTCGATATCGATGCCGGCAGGCTCTACGAAGGCGCTCGTGCCGATCTGGTAATCATCGACCCGAGTGCATTGGATGAGTCACTGGCCAGTTACCAGGAGGCACCGATGGACGCCTTCGGCGGCCTGCAGCGCATGGTTAACCGCGGCGCGGCGGTGGATGCCGTGCTGATCAACGGACGCATCGCCTTTCAGCAGGGCGAGTTCGCCAGCGACCTGGGGCATGCGCGCGGCTACGGACAGTTTCTGCGCAGCAACGCCTAG
- a CDS encoding FHA domain-containing protein has translation MLKIHFSDNRQAPIWLVDERFTIGQDSRNSLVLVDPSIGAFHAEIRQDHGFYYLTDVGSPSGSFVNDERINTRFQLRADDRVRLGAVELLLVDPARSKTKAEQAARWYLQVIQGEHEGKKFHINGSMTFGRSVKCELCFSDQELSRRHCEFYLKDDVLEVKDLASANGLLVNQQKVATAVLQPGDQLRMGSVSLLVIGPKSTVAPSEDEDATLFMRAVDLPKPLKPAPLSSSQSSQANPLRTAAQANPMRAAVAPVSAPSGLNKPLLVLGFLLVTGLLVAAAVFVL, from the coding sequence ATGCTCAAAATTCACTTCAGTGATAATCGTCAGGCGCCGATCTGGCTGGTCGACGAGCGTTTCACCATTGGCCAGGACAGCCGCAACAGCCTGGTGTTGGTAGATCCGAGCATTGGCGCGTTCCATGCGGAAATTCGCCAGGATCATGGTTTTTACTACCTGACCGATGTCGGTAGCCCGAGCGGCTCCTTCGTCAATGACGAGCGGATCAATACGCGCTTTCAACTGCGTGCTGACGACCGTGTGCGCCTAGGCGCTGTGGAGCTGCTGCTGGTCGATCCGGCGCGCAGCAAGACCAAGGCCGAACAGGCCGCGCGCTGGTATCTGCAGGTGATTCAGGGCGAGCACGAAGGCAAGAAATTCCATATCAACGGTTCCATGACTTTTGGCCGTTCGGTGAAGTGCGAGCTGTGCTTCAGCGATCAGGAATTGTCGCGCCGGCACTGCGAGTTCTACCTCAAGGATGACGTGCTGGAGGTCAAGGACCTGGCCTCGGCTAATGGCCTGCTGGTCAACCAGCAGAAGGTTGCGACGGCGGTATTGCAGCCGGGTGACCAGCTGAGGATGGGCTCGGTCAGCCTGCTGGTGATCGGCCCGAAAAGCACCGTGGCGCCGAGCGAGGATGAAGATGCCACGCTGTTTATGCGCGCCGTGGATCTGCCCAAACCGCTCAAGCCGGCGCCTCTGTCCAGTTCACAGAGCAGCCAGGCCAACCCGTTGCGCACGGCCGCGCAGGCCAATCCGATGCGCGCTGCGGTCGCGCCCGTCAGTGCGCCCAGCGGCCTGAACAAACCACTGCTAGTGCTGGGGTTTTTGCTGGTGACGGGGCTATTGGTGGCCGCTGCGGTGTTTGTTCTTTAA